A window of the Oscillospiraceae bacterium genome harbors these coding sequences:
- a CDS encoding GH1 family beta-glucosidase, with product MGFQKNFVWGAATSAYQVEGAFQENGKGLSIWDEFCKIPGRIQGGQTGQVACDHYHRFKQDITLMKEIGIKAYRFSISWTRVLPHGTGEVNEAGLQFYEELVDELLANGIMPYATLFHWDYPAELQQKGGWLNPESPEWFENYVTILAKRFRGKIKHYFTINEPQCFIGLGYSKGELAPGLRCSDSNVLAMVHHVLLAHGLAVRALRKYGGDGLQIGTAQCGKNYVPVSESDEDIRAARQATFAVPNTIDDLLFSVSLWSDPIFKGDYPQAYYEKYADILPLIKSGDLELIHQPIDFYGQNLYSATLVQAEKDSFRFAEFPAGTPRNSVGWAVVPSGPFWCAKFLYERYGKPIFISENGMAAHDTVSLDGRVHDPNRIDYLHRHLLSLQRAVKEGIDVTGYFQWSLMDNFEWTNGYAVRFGMVYVDYKTQQRILKDSAQWYSDVIVCNGQNL from the coding sequence ATACCAGGTAGAGGGTGCTTTTCAGGAAAATGGAAAAGGGCTGTCCATTTGGGATGAATTCTGCAAAATCCCGGGTAGAATCCAAGGCGGGCAGACGGGACAAGTCGCGTGCGACCACTATCATCGCTTTAAACAGGACATTACCCTGATGAAAGAAATTGGAATCAAGGCCTACCGTTTCTCCATTTCGTGGACGCGTGTTTTGCCGCACGGCACTGGGGAAGTTAACGAGGCCGGATTGCAGTTTTATGAGGAATTGGTGGATGAACTGCTGGCAAACGGCATTATGCCCTATGCAACGCTTTTTCATTGGGATTACCCAGCGGAGCTGCAGCAAAAAGGCGGCTGGCTCAACCCGGAAAGTCCAGAGTGGTTTGAAAACTATGTGACGATTCTGGCCAAACGCTTCCGCGGGAAAATCAAGCACTACTTTACCATCAATGAACCTCAGTGCTTCATCGGGCTGGGGTACTCTAAAGGTGAACTGGCGCCCGGCCTGCGCTGCTCGGACAGCAACGTGCTCGCTATGGTGCACCATGTGCTGCTTGCTCACGGGCTGGCGGTGCGAGCCCTGCGCAAATACGGCGGGGACGGGCTGCAGATTGGCACCGCGCAGTGCGGGAAAAATTATGTGCCGGTTTCAGAAAGCGACGAAGATATCCGGGCAGCAAGACAGGCCACCTTTGCCGTGCCAAATACCATAGATGACCTTTTATTCAGTGTTTCCCTGTGGAGTGACCCGATTTTTAAGGGAGATTATCCACAGGCATATTATGAAAAATACGCAGATATCCTACCACTCATCAAAAGCGGAGATCTGGAGCTGATTCATCAGCCAATCGATTTTTACGGGCAGAATCTCTACTCTGCAACACTGGTGCAGGCGGAAAAAGACAGCTTCCGTTTCGCCGAGTTTCCCGCCGGAACGCCGCGAAATTCTGTAGGCTGGGCAGTTGTTCCAAGCGGGCCGTTTTGGTGCGCCAAATTTCTGTATGAAAGATACGGTAAGCCAATCTTTATCAGTGAAAACGGTATGGCGGCACACGATACGGTTTCTCTGGATGGCAGAGTGCATGACCCGAACCGCATTGATTACCTGCACCGGCATTTGCTGTCGCTGCAGAGGGCCGTCAAAGAGGGCATTGACGTTACGGGCTATTTCCAGTGGTCTCTGATGGACAACTTTGAGTGGACCAATGGCTATGCGGTTCGTTTTGGCATGGTCTATGTGGATTACAAGACGCAGCAGCGAATTTTAAAGGACAGTGCGCAGTGGTACAGTGATGTCATTGTGTGCAATGGTCAGAATTTGTGA